In a genomic window of Aquila chrysaetos chrysaetos chromosome Z, bAquChr1.4, whole genome shotgun sequence:
- the LOC115337461 gene encoding glutaredoxin-1-like, whose protein sequence is MADKFLESKIKDGKVTLFVKAGCPYSRNALEMLKQYNFAPGRLQVFDINESRDARDYFQATAQSPVPRVFIGRHCLGGLPELENVRCRLPTMLQRIGALR, encoded by the exons ATGGCCGATAAGTTTCTGGAGAGCAAAATCAAGGACGGCAAGGTAACCCTGTTCGTAAAGGCAGGCTGCCCTTACAGCAGGAATGCCCTGGAGATGCTCAAGCAATACAACTTTGCGCCCGGACGCCTGCAAGTGTTTGACATCAACGAATCCCGGGACGCCCGGGATTACTTCCAAGCAACAGCGCAGAGCCCG GTGCCTCGCGTGTTCATCGGGAGACACTGCCTCGGAGGGTTACCCGAGCTGGAGAACGTGCGCTGCAGGCTCCCCACAATGCTGCAGCGGATCGGTGCCCTGCGGTAG